One Nicotiana tomentosiformis chromosome 4, ASM39032v3, whole genome shotgun sequence genomic window carries:
- the LOC138910551 gene encoding uncharacterized protein yields MKIALLWKRKLGFVTGTCTNESCETELHEQWETCNAIVLLWLMNTMLTELLSGIAYASNAHLVWEDRRERFDKVNRMRIFQIHRAIATLSQGTYYVSAYFTKLKARRQILLKSNEPSLNQTYAMVIEDESEHSSSGLSSLGKKKGDPMAMQFGNQQSINAVNNICGNAGSADVQSQSYSAAADLQTTLDGKGPYFIEEQYKQILGLLSKDNSDAQANMAGIATCLMTISFANEWIVDSGATYHIAATENLLKDVAHTRKDLYSGRVKGISKENAGLYILREAIDRNKIKTFCSLIS; encoded by the exons ATGAAGATCGCATTATTATGGAAGAGAAAGCTAGGGTTTGTGACTGGCACTTGCACAAATGAGTCATGTGAGACAGAGTTGCATGAACAGTGGGAAACGTGTAATGCAATTGTTCTCTTGTGGCTCATGAACACAATGTTAACAGAACTCCTTAGTggaattgcatatgcttcaaatGCTCATTTGGTCTGGGAAGATCGAAGAGAACGATTTGATAAGGTCAATCGCATGAGGATCTTTCAAATTCACAGAGCTATTGCTACTTTATCTCAAGGAACATATTATGTCTCTGCTTACTTCACTAAGTTGAAAG CTAGGAGACAAATTTTGCTAAAATCCAATGAGCCATCTCTTAATCAGACATATGCTATGGTAATTGAAGATGAGTCTGAGCATTCCTCTTCTGGCTTGAGCTCTTTGGGTAAAAAAAAAGGTGATCCAATGGCCATGCAA TTTGGAAATCAACAATCTATCAATGCTGTGAATAATATCTGTGGAAATGCTGGAAGTGCTGATGTTCAGTCCCAAAGTTATTCAGCAGCTGCTGATTTACAGACTACTCTGGATGGAAAAGGACCATACTTTATCGAGGAGCAATACAAACAAATCCTAGGACTACTGAGCAAAGATAACTCTGATGCCCAAGCTAATATGGCAGGTATTGCTACTTGCTTAATGACTATTAGTTTTGCAAATGAATGGATTGTCGATTCAGGTGCTACATATCACATAGCAGCAACTGAAAACTTATTGAAAGATGTAGCTCATACTAGGAAG GACCTTTACAGTGGCAGGGTGAAGGGAATTAGTAAGGAGAATGCTGGGCTGTACATTTTGAGAGAAGCAATTGACAGAAATAAGATCAAGACTTTCTGTTCATTGATCTCATGA
- the LOC104114657 gene encoding L-ascorbate oxidase homolog, with the protein MVPLKLAVAAFLVVGLIANTLAEDPYRFFEWNVTYGTIYPLGVPQQGILINGQFPGPDIYSVTNDNLIINVFNSLDEPFLLSWNGIQNRRNSFEDGVYGTTCPIPPGRNFTYILQMKDQIGSYYYFPSLAFHKAAGGFGGIKILSRPRIPVPFPDPADDYTLLIGDWYKKNHTALKAILDGGKKLPFPDGILINGRGPNGVSFTVEQGKTYRLRISNVGLQNSLNFRIEGHRMKLVEVEGTHTLQTTYSSLDVHVGQTYSVLITADQEAKDHYIVVSSRFTSQVLTTTGVLHYSNSNTPVSGPPPGGPTIQIDWSLNQARSIRTNLSASGPRPNPQGSYHYGMINTTRTIRLASSAGQVNGKQRYAVNSVSFVPLDTPLKLLDYFKVGGFRVGSISDAPSGGGIFLDTSVLGADYRQFIEIVFENTEDIVQSWHLNGYSFWVVGMDGGQWTQASRNGYNLRDAVARYTTQVYPKSWTAIYIALDNVGMWNLRTEFWARQYLGQQLYMRVYTTSTSLRDEYPIPRNARLCGKVAGRHTRPL; encoded by the exons atgGTGCCGCTAAAACTCGCAGTAGCGGCATTTTTAGTGGTAGGATTAATTGCGAATACATTAGCAGAGGATCCGTATAGATTCTTCGAGTGGAATGTTACTTATGGCACTATTTATCCTCTTGGAGTTCCTCAACAG GGAATTTTGATCAATGGCCAATTTCCTGGTCCTGATATTTACTCCGTTACTAATGACAATCTCATTATCAACGTTTTCAACAGCTTGGACGAGCCTTTTCTTCTTTCCTG GAATGGAATACAAAACAGGAGAAACTCATTTGAAGATGGAGTATACGGTACAACCTGCCCAATACCACCAGGAAGGAATTTCACATACATTTTACAAATGAAAGATCAAATAGGGAGTTATTACTATTTTCCTTCTCTTGCATTTCACAAAGCTGCTGGTGGTTTTGGAGGAATTAAAATTCTCAGCAGACCAAGAATCCCCGTCCCTTTTCCGGATCCTGCAGACGATTACACTCTCCTCATTGGAGATTGGTACAAAAAGAATCATACG GCCTTGAAAGCAATTCTTGATGGAGGAAAGAAGTTGCCTTTCCCTGATGGCATTCTTATCAATGGACGTGGACCTAATGGTGTTTCTTTCACAGTTGAGCAAG GGAAAACTTATAGACTGAGGATATCCAATGTTGGATTACAAAATTCACTTAACTTCCGTATTGAAGGACACAGGATGAAATTAGTTGAAGTAGAGGGAACGCACACATTGCAAACTACCTATTCCTCACTTGATGTTCATGTTGGGCAAACCTACTCTGTCCTCATTACAGCTGATCAAGAAGCTAAAGACCACTACATTGTTGTTTCGTCGCGTTTTACATCTCAAGTCCTGACCACCACCGGTGTACTTCACTATAGCAACTCTAACACCCCCGTCTCCGGTCCTCCTCCTGGTGGTCCTACCATCCAAATTGATTGGTCCCTTAACCAAGCCCGCTCTATCAG GACAAACTTGTCAGCAAGTGGACCAAGGCCAAATCCACAAGGTTCATACCATTATGGTATGATCAACACAACCCGAACCATCAGACTTGCTAGCTCAGCTGGTCAAGTGAATGGCAAGCAGAGATATGCAGTCAACAGCGTGTCGTTTGTGCCACTTGATACTCCTCTCAAGCTTCTGGACTACTTCAAAGTTGGTGGATTCCGCGTTGGAAGCATATCTGATGCTCCAAGTGGTGGAGGAATTTTCCTAGACACGTCTGTTCTAGGCGCTGATTACAGGCAATTCATTGAGATTGTATTCGAGAACACTGAGGACATCGTCCAAAGCTGGCATCTTAATGGCTACTCTTTTTGGGTTGTAGG GATGGATGGAGGGCAGTGGACTCAAGCTAGTAGAAACGGGTACAATCTTCGTGATGCAGTTGCACGTTACACAACTCAG GTGTATCCCAAGTCATGGACTGCAATATATATTGCATTGGACAATGTAGGAATGTGGAACCTAAGGACTGAATTTTGGGCACGACAATACCTTGGACAACAATTATACATGAGAGTTTACACTACATCAACGTCTTTGAGAGACGAATATCCAATTCCAAGGAACGCTCGTCTTTGTGGCAAAGTGGCTGGCCGGCACACACGACCACTTTAA